The Pyrus communis chromosome 2, drPyrComm1.1, whole genome shotgun sequence genome includes a window with the following:
- the LOC137725448 gene encoding vacuolar-sorting receptor 3-like — translation MMELQRSAALRFFLGFLLLSMANGRFVVEKNSLRVTSPDKIKGTYDSAIGNFGIPQYGGSMAGAVVYPKENQKGCKEFSEFGITFKSSPGALPTFVLVDRGDCFFALKVWNAQKAGASAVLVADNIEEALITMDSPEEDGSTSKYIENITIPSALIEKRFGEILKKAISAGDMVNVNLDWREAVPHPDDRVEYELWTNSNDECGVKCDMLMEFMKDFRGAAQILEKGGYTQFTPHYITWYCPRAFTLSKQCKSQCINHGRYCAPDPEQDFSSGYDGKDVVLENLRQLCVFRVVNETKKPWVWWDYVTDFQIRCPMKEKKYNKECADGVIKSLGLDIKKIENCMGDPNADSENTVLKEEQDAQVGKGTRGDVTILPTVVVNNRQYRGKLEKGAVLKAICSGFEETTEPAVCLSTDVETNECLDNNGGCWQDKAANLTACKDTFRGRVCECPLVDGVQFKGDGYTTCEASGPGRCKVNNGGCWHEARDGHAFTACTDNGEVQCQCPPGFKGDGVKSCEDIDECKERKACQCPDCSCKNTWGSYDCSCSGNLLYIRDQDTCISKSSGGGKSSAWVAVWVILIGLAMAAGGAYLVYKYRLRSYMDSEIRAIMAQYMPLDSQAEVPNHVNEERA, via the exons ATGATGGAGCTGCAGAGATCAGCAGCGCTGAGATTCTTTCTAGGGTTTCTGCTGCTGTCTATGGCGAATGGGAGATTCGTGGTGGAGAAGAACAGCTTGAGGGTCACATCCCCGGATAAAATCAAAGGCACGTACGACAGTGCCATTGGCAACTTCGGGATTCCTCAGTACGGCGGCAGCATGGCCGGCGCCGTGGTGTATCCGAAGGAGAATCAGAAGGGATGCAAGGAGTTTTCTGAATTTGGGATTACATTTAAATCGAGCCCCGGAGCTCTCCCAACTTTCGTTTTGGTCGATCGTGGAG ATTGCTTCTTTGCCTTGAAGGTTTGGAATGCCCAGAAAGCTGGGGCTTCTGCAGTTCTTGTTGCTGATAATATTGAGGAGGCATTGATAACCATGGATTCACCCGAAGAGGATGGTTCAACTTCCAAATACATTGAGAACATAACAATACCATCTGCGCTCATTGAAAAAAGGTTTGGCGAAAttttaaagaaagcaatcagtGCCGGTGATATGGTCAATGTGAATCTTGACTGGAGAGAAGCTGTTCCACATCCAGATGATCGTGTGGAATATGAACTGTGGACCAACAGCAACGATGAATGTGGGGTTAAATGTGACATGTTGATGGAATTTATGAAGGATTTTAGGGGAGCAGCCCAAATACTTGAAAAAGGCGGTTACACTCAATTCACACCTCATTATATAACTTGGTACTGTCCTCGGGCATTTACTTTAAGCAAACAGTGCAAGTCTCAGTGTATCAATCATGGAAGATATTGTGCTCCTGATCCAGAACAGGACTTCAGCAGTGGTTACGATGGGAAAGATGTGGTTCTTGAAAATTTAAGGCAgctatgtgtttttagagtggtAAATGAGACCAAAAAGCCTTGGGTATGGTGGGACTACGTAACTGATTTTCAAATTAGATGTCCCATGAAGGAGAAAAAGTACAACAAGGAATGTGCTGATGGTGTCATTAAATCTCTTG GGCTTGATATTAAGAAGATTGAGAATTGTATGGGAGACCCTAATGCGGACTCTGAAAATACTGTTCTGAAAGAAGAGCAAGATGCTCAG GTTGGGAAAGGAACAAGAGGTGATGTAACCATATTGCCTACCGTTGTTGTCAATAATCGCCAATACCGAG GCAAGTTGGAGAAAGGTGCAGTTCTGAAGGCCATCTGTTCTGGGTTCGAGGAAACTACTGAGCCAGCTGTTTGTTTGAGTACTG ATGTGGAGACGAATGAATGCTTGGATAATAATGGTGGTTGCTGGCAGGATAAAGCAGCCAACCTCACAGCCTGCAAG GATACATTTCGTGGGAGGGTATGTGAGTGCCCTCTGGTTGATGGTGTGCAATTTAAAGGAGATGGTTACACTACCTGTGAAG CAAGTGGGCCTGGGAGGTGCAAGGTAAACAATGGAGGTTGTTGGCACGAAGCTCGAGATGGGCATGCATTCACTGCTTGCACA GATAATGGAGAGGTCCAGTGTCAGTGTCCTCCTGGGTTTAAAGGCGATGGTGTTAAAAGTTGTGAAG ATATTGATGAATGCAAAGAGAGGAAAGCCTGTCAGTGCCCTGACTGTAGCTGTAAAAATACCTGGGGGAGCTATGATTGCTCATGCAGTGGGAATCTTCTGTATATCAGGGACCAGGATACCTGCATAA GTAAGTCTTCTGGTGGGGGAAAGTCGTCTGCATGGGTTGCTGTGTGGGTTATTTTGATAGGCTTGGCGATGGCTGCTGGTGGGGCATACCTAGTGTACAAATACAGATTACGA TCATATATGGATTCGGAGATAAGAGCCATAATGGCACAATATATGCCTTTGGACAGCCAAGCCGAAGTTCCAAATCATGTGAACGAGGAGAGGGCGTGA